A portion of the Salvelinus fontinalis isolate EN_2023a chromosome 32, ASM2944872v1, whole genome shotgun sequence genome contains these proteins:
- the crabp2b gene encoding cellular retinoic acid-binding protein 2b, translated as MDRTIADFSGTWKMKTSENFEELLKALGVNVFVRKIAMAAASRPAVEITQQGESLSIQTSTSVRTTHVSFTVGQSFNETTVDGRLCTSTPRWETDSKISCEQILQKGEGPKTAWTREVTNDGELILIMSAGDVLCTRVYQRE; from the exons ATGGACCGTACAATTGCAGACTTCTCTGGGACGTGGAAAATGAAGACTTCTGAAAACTTTGAAGAGCTCCTGAAAGCATTGG GTGTGAACGTGTTTGTCAGGAAGATAGCCATGGCTGCAGCCTCCAGGCCTGCAGTAGAGATCACCCAGCAGGGAGAGAGCCTCTCCATCCAGACCTCCACCAGCGTACGCACCACCCATGTCTCCTTCACCGTGGGACAGTCCTTCAATGAGACCACAGTGGACGGACGCCTCTGCACG AGTACCCCTCGCTGGGAGACAGATAGCAAGATCAGCTGTGAGCAGATTTTGCAGAAAGGGGAGGGCCCTAAGACTGCCTGGACCCGTGAAGTGACCAATGATGGTGAACTGATTTTG ATAATGAGCGCCGGGGATGTCCTGTGCACCAGAGTGTATCAACGAGAATGA